aactgCTGTGTCGCACGTCACAGTAGGAAATAAGCTTTTTGTAAGTGTAGAGTAAATGTGTTTCACGCTCTTCAAGAATACGATACTTTTGACGGAAAACAGCTAGTTTGACGATCGAGCTATTGTATTCTATTTGAAGCAAAAGAATGGAGAACTGTTGAGAGAAACTGGGTGAAGTGCTGTGAACCGTCAGTTATTGGCATTTGCAAATCGACGACTCGGCAAGTTTGCAGTTAATCGAGAAATCAACAGAACAATTGACAGCatgtaattaaagaaatataggCAACACGAAggaaataacatttagcaTTGTAATTAATCTGACAAcatatcttataaattatatttatatatataaatataattataaatttataattgtactataagaatagtaaaataattaaaataaaaataaaaatagtaaatttttatatttttattttattagctaGTCATGTGTAATGGCACACACATACAGTCtcaataaagttttaaaggaatattaaatttttgctaaattcTGAAGTTGCTATTACTCTTGTGTATATCCCGTACAATAAAATGCTAATATCGTAAACACGTAAACTTTGACCTTATTCTCAGACACGCGTTAGCTTTTTTTatggatatttttatacttctaGGAGGATCTAGGAGGCTGCCAATCTCACTAAGAGTTAACCTTAAACCCTACGTAAATCCGATAATCCGTATTATGTGTTATAAATagcattacataatattattgaagtTAATAGATTCAATCATTTaatcatgaaaaaatatataaaatcgtgCGCgcatttctatataatataattctaaataactgcaatttctctatatttatctgagagaaaaattgtttttattctcatttatttgcaattttttcaaaattaatattaataatgattatctTAAtcgttttaaatatacactttttatttcaaaaatgtttttttttttctaaaattacttGCACTTTTTCGATGAGTTAACCCAGCAAGACAAGCAAATAAATCTCGACGCAATTTGAAGTCTCAAAGCTACAAGGACGACGTTGACAAATAACCAACAGCAAAACAAGTAACTCATCACGGAATACAAGCAGCTTTAACCGTGGATGTTCTCAGGGGAgagcctctctctctctctctttctcttcaaaACGATCTTACCGCGGAAATCTGTTCTGTGAGTGAACAAGAGCATTTTTTGTCAGAAGAATTATGCCATTTGCTACACTGCTATTGTGGGGCTCCCTGGTTGTGCGTAAGCATACAATTGCTTACGGCCGACAAAGAAGCCAACGGAATCGACCGCGCGGTCCACTCCGCATACTACGGATTCAGCTGCTCCGAAGAAATCAGTTGTCAAACGTTCCATTCATCCGCTAAGAAAGGTATACATCGCACATTTGTGTGTGTGCTTCTTATATATAGCCTTCTTTTCCTCGAAAGCCCAAACGTACATCTGTCTCATTGCAAATGCAGAAAGCGTAAGAAAGGCACTATTGAAGTCAACAGACTCctagacatttttatattttatacacttgaaataaaatatatcttctcCATTTCATCGATGTCATGGTTAATTgtgtaattgcaaatttacattaaatcgCTAAAAACTGATTACACAAGCGGCTGATTCGGCAATATAACAATTTGcatcttaaattaaatatgctaAAAATTTGGCGAGttaattttcgcaaaatattgtttaattatgatataactgaaaattttattaaaattttgaataacaaTTGAACTTTTTGTTAGGAATTTACATTGTTCAGCgacaagttaattaattttcgcaaaatatcgTTCAATTAAagtatgattaaaaattctattaaagtcttgaataataattaaagtttctgTTAGCTTTCATTGTGTGGATAAGCCTAATTTCTTTCATGCGCGAAAATTACTGTTGACATTTAAACAGATATTAATCTTTGATCACAGTGTATGTGATATACCGTGGTGTGATATGTATATggataattttgaaacacaCAGTATGCAGTAGTCGCGCCCTTCATTTTGAGATACagattttcttgcaaattgaaaattaatatcgttTAAATTATAGGATAGTTTAAATATCCGTCTAAAATCAGCTTTGTTTTctgctttaaaatataattgaattatatttaaaatataaatattgtattaaattatattttaaaatataattgaattatattttaaacaattaaaacgcttgcttttttttcatttctaatACGCATCCTCCCTCTGTTTTCGCCAACCTTCGATTAACAACAGTCGAGGGTGAAAAAGACGTTTACTCTTCcgcgttattttatatttctttcgagTCAGTATAAATGCTGAAAATACGCATGACGTTCCATTGAAGCAAATCAAGCACTAAAAAAACCGCGATAATTAGATTATCTCTACACGTATGCTCTAATTTCATACAATGTTCCTTCTCTATTCttccatctctctttctctctcttacgTTATTCCACACCAAAAATGAGCATAAAGAAACCGCGAGATAGTGGCGAGAGCGCAATATCACAGCGCGCAAAGGAAAGTCGTAAGTGAAAGAGCTTACCGAAATACTTGTCTGGTTCCAGACCGGAGTCCTTGTCCAAGCCGCATATAACAAAGTAATCCGCGAACCGCAGTGGATGTTGTTCCGAGCCGCGCGCCCCTATTCCCAGGCTCATGTTCATCTTCCCCGAATTAACGAATTTGCAGCAGCGGAGTTTGCCGCTCACCTCATCCAACACTGCCGCCTTCACGAAATTGATCTCCACATCGTGCACCACCGACGCGGAACTGTCGTTTTAGAAAACGACAGCTGAGCGAGCGCGTTACGTTACAGCACGACGCGCACGGAACGACGCACACCGAGTGCTCTGCGGATCAGATTGGAACACGATGTGCGAGCCTCCCGCGGACTACCGCGAATAATTGATCTTTACTGCGGCGCTTGAAGCTGGCTGCGAGCTAATACGATGAATTTTGGAACGCAGAGAGATCATAAGGGTATATTCAGATGTAATTGCATACTGGCGTAATTGCATAATGCATTAGGAAATTAACCAATCACGTGTCTGATGTGAAAAGAACCAGCACAGCAATGCCATCATACGGTCGAGTTTGTTAGTTCAAGAACCCCATTTTACTGTGTTTTTAGCACGGACGATACGGCCCAACCTTATGTCGAGCCGAGCCTCATAAACACGCGATACGACGGGGCGGTAGCGGCTCCTTTAGGATTTTCATCTTTTTACATAGAATGGAGGAGATcgacaatataataattcactCATTGCGACAAATAGGCTGGTAAGTGTCACTCACGGACGCGAATTAACTCTCGATCGCTTAAACGTTTATCGCTTTTCCTAAAGCAGTAGAGTGGGCGGTGTTTTTACGATTGTCCTGACCGAATGTCGTACACGTGAGACTATCACTTGGGAAGCTGTCATATCTCACTTTTTCGTCGGCACGAGAGAAATGCATGTAAAACGGAATGTTTTAATGAATTTCGACAAGAAGATTAACGTTTcacaagaattttataaaaatatttattataaaacaaaaagaaatgtcTTCTGTCTGTAACTaggagaaattttaaattaaaattgtcacaagttgctttatatattttgtaacttgtTGTCctactataattaaatttcatttttagtgaCATTGAAGAGAGCATAACAAACCTAAGTGGCTTTAATACCGAACTTGTTGTGGAAGCAACAGTAAGATGCTTAGAAGCAATAAGGCCTGGTTCAGGATTGTCCACTGTGTTACCCGTGAACATGGCAGCGCGTTTTCGATTGGGCGCCACTCTTGCACAAATGTGCACGGTAATTATTTCTTCAGTATTCTAATTTAGcacaatttgcataattatctGATTTcactaatttttaatcaattaaaatttcaggAACTTGGGTACAGAGGTGACATTGGCTATCAAACATTCCTATATAACTCAGAAACAGATTTGCGAAGGGTATTTATGTTTCTCATCGAAAAACTGCCAAAGGAGAGTGAGAAAACTGTAAACGAATCTATCAGCGAAGTCGCTTTGTTAGAAAAATCAGTAGCATCTGCGATATCGCGAGGACTTTCGATACCATGGTTACCGCATTATTGTCACAGAAAGGGATTCAGAAATAAAGGAAGAGCGAGTATTCCTTATTCATCTGTAAATATAGAAGTACCAATGGAAAATGCAGAGGATGGTAatgtaatatcaatataaattggattatctttatgttttttctagcagtagaaaaaaataatattgatcgacaaatgaatgaaataccattattattatagataccaAGGACTATTATTTGCGCTATTTACGACCAGTGCCTGATCAAATGCATAATATCTCATGCTTTTTACCTTCCATGATATCGTATAATGCAAGAGCGCTTAATGCTTCTTCAATGAACATTATGGACCGCATAAATTGGCTCAATAGCCAACAATTGGAAAAAACTGTTTATTCCAATACACATAATATTGTCAACGAGCTTAGCAAATTTTCATCAgagaataaaacaaaagtttCAACAGTAAGCATATAAATACAATCTTGtacagaatttattaaaatattatcttacaTATTCAATATGATTGTTACTTCTAGGAGCCTCAGGTCAAACCAGAATCTCCAATACATTCAGATCTTCCAGACCAGGAAACATTAAGAAACAAAGCAAAGCAGgaagttgagaaagaaaatacaaagacAGAATGCGAGAATCTTAGAATAAGCATAGAAGAATTGcaaaacgaaattaaaaaattaactactAGATTAACGCAAGCAACAATAACTGGTCAGAATGAAGAaaaggaattaaaaattagtgaAGAGCAAAAGAAGATTAAAGCAAAAGCATACGAATTGCTTCAAGATGGACcggaaaatattaagaaattggAATCCGCAATTGAGGCTAGCACGaacaaattgattaatttagcAAATCAATGGGAGAAGCATAGAGTACCTTTAATCGTGAAGTACAGgcaagaaagagaaaagcatTCCACAAAagctgtaaatatataaaattaacaagttTAAGGTAACAAAAAGACATCATCTAAATACTTACATTTTTGCTTACAGAATGCGAGCCAAAAGAAGCTAgacgaaataaaattgttaaaggagaaggaaaaagaACTTCAGGAAGAATGTCGCAATAAGGATCAACAACATTCGCAGCTGGTTGCAGAAGTTCAAAAACTGCCGAAAG
Above is a genomic segment from Linepithema humile isolate Giens D197 chromosome 6, Lhum_UNIL_v1.0, whole genome shotgun sequence containing:
- the LOC105678346 gene encoding coiled-coil domain-containing protein 22 homolog, with translation MEEIDNIIIHSLRQIGCDIEESITNLSGFNTELVVEATVRCLEAIRPGSGLSTVLPVNMAARFRLGATLAQMCTELGYRGDIGYQTFLYNSETDLRRVFMFLIEKLPKESEKTVNESISEVALLEKSVASAISRGLSIPWLPHYCHRKGFRNKGRASIPYSSVNIEVPMENAEDDTKDYYLRYLRPVPDQMHNISCFLPSMISYNARALNASSMNIMDRINWLNSQQLEKTVYSNTHNIVNELSKFSSENKTKVSTEPQVKPESPIHSDLPDQETLRNKAKQEVEKENTKTECENLRISIEELQNEIKKLTTRLTQATITGQNEEKELKISEEQKKIKAKAYELLQDGPENIKKLESAIEASTNKLINLANQWEKHRVPLIVKYRQEREKHSTKANASQKKLDEIKLLKEKEKELQEECRNKDQQHSQLVAEVQKLPKEVNRSAYTQRILEIINNVRKQKDEISKVLGDTREIQKEINTLDGRVERSFTVVDELIFRDARTNEASKKAYKLLATLHSEFNELVSLVEETGATIREIRDLEEQIDTESAKNVGANLERITADLKQMKQETAALTAQLQSKAS